A window of Trichomycterus rosablanca isolate fTriRos1 chromosome 5, fTriRos1.hap1, whole genome shotgun sequence contains these coding sequences:
- the lrit2 gene encoding LOW QUALITY PROTEIN: leucine-rich repeat, immunoglobulin-like domain and transmembrane domain-containing protein 2 (The sequence of the model RefSeq protein was modified relative to this genomic sequence to represent the inferred CDS: inserted 6 bases in 3 codons; substituted 4 bases at 4 genomic stop codons): MLVDVRSPDGPLSIFPAFPLAANXENVYINICIASKLCVGSALCXPAVLTSRYLVTIHFSHYDTPETGLIHTGPGINTYSVXDLLPATXYEVCVTLKNQPPRQGQCIVLVRGSDFXEKFIYIVVIVLAMVQAVPAGMYACTTYIKFDCLECFMEDXRKNRRQEEXKHRSNKRHGTFDSLQASSYERLWKDSSEGRKTCRRSDERKHKAKFNRKHTRVLLNVHS; this comes from the exons ATGTTGGTGGATGTCAGGTCTCCTGATGGGCCACTTTCCATATTCCCAGCCTTTCCTTTGGCAGCAAATTAAGAGAATGTctatataaatatttgtattgcAAGCAAACTATGTGTAGGATCAGCATTATGTTGACCAGCTGTGTTGACCAGCAGGTACCTGGTTACCATACACTTCAGTCACTATGATACACCCGAAACGGGGTTGATCCATACTGGTCCAGGTATCAACACCTACTCAGT AGACCTGCTGCCTGCCACTTAGTATGAAGTCTGTGTGACTCTAAAGAATCAACCACCCCGACAAGGCCAATGCATTGTTCTTGTGAGAGGAAGTGATTT AGAAAAGTTCATATACATTGTGGTCATTGTACTTGCCATGGTACAGGCAGTGCCAGCAGGAATGTATGCCTGCACTACTTATATAAAGTTTGACTGCTTAGAATGTTTCATGGAGGACTAAAGAAAAAACAGGAGGCAAGAAGA GAAACACAGATCAAATAAAAGACATGGGACCTTTGACAGCCTCCAGGCTTCTAGCTATGAGAGACTGTGGAAGGATTCAAGCGAGGGCCGCAAGACTTGCAGGAGGTCTGATGAAAGGAAACACAAGGCCAAATTTAACCGCAAACATACAAGAGTTCTACTGAATGTGCACTCCTAG
- the lrit1a gene encoding leucine-rich repeat, immunoglobulin-like domain and transmembrane domain-containing protein 1a: MMLFVLLALLLVSGILPVVLTSCPSQCSCFYHNLSDGSKARSVICNEPDISLVPANFPADTNKLRIEKTAIKRIPSEAFNYLSNLEFLWMSFNALSTLNVESFRGLISLEELRLDGNSLTAFPWQALTDMPSLRLLDLHNNQLSSVPVEAATYIKSLTYLDLSSNNLLTLPSDVLNVLLAIKPVQGAESSKRILGLHDNPWLCDCRLYDLVQFQKSPFVSVAFIDTRLRCADPESLSGVLFTDAEMRQCQEPTVHTAVGRIRSTIGNNVLLRCGAIGVPMPELTWRRADRNPLNGTVQQENSKDGIVWSILHVSAVSFQDSGKYICKATNYAGSAEAVISLIITKSPKTKNQTGNGKKKKGKTANPVEKAVYQENLARYISPRPSPVAGLINPTVNPYPSMQSDSVEESVTNPQPTSPDVLLETNLSYLNANTSSLQQDPDRIVRSVKVIGDTDYSVCLSWRAPKAKSTTAFSVLYAVFGERDMRRINVSPGNNRILIEGLVPKTKYIACVCVQGLIPKKEQCVFFSTDVAASTSGTQKLINVVVITVACIIAVPLTVIVCCGALKRKINKLLSKKTKDIQDSYTFETPSNKAKELEEDFLNRLSPEESNRLLSPLSSMESISKIEGQPNEHLC; encoded by the exons ATGATGCTTTTTGTTCTTTTAGCTCTGTTGCTTGTGTCAGGTATATTACCAGTTGTGCTTACCTCATGTCCCTCTCAGTGCAGCTGCTTTTATCACAACCTGAGTGATGGATCCAAGGCCAG GAGTGTAATTTGTAATGAGCCGGACATTTCGCTGGTGCCTGCCAACTTCCCTGCCGACACCAACAAACTCAGAATAGAAAAAACTGCCATAAAGAGAATCCCAAGTGAAGCTTTTAACTACCTTTCCAATCTGGAGTTTCTGTGGATGTCCTTCAATGCGTTGTCCACACTGAATGTAGAAAGTTTTCGTGGACTGATAAGTCTGGAGGAGCTTCGACTTGATGGGAACTCCCTTACTGCTTTTCCTTGGCAGGCATTAACAGACATGCCAAGCCTAAGACTACTTGATCTGCACAACAACCAGCTGTCTTCAGTTCCTGTGGAGGCAGCAACGTACATAAAAAGTTTGACATACCTTGATCTCTCAAGCAATAACCTGCTGACCTTGCCATCTGACGTTCTTAATGTTTTGTTGGCAATCAAACCTGTCCAAGGAGCAGAGAGTTCGAAAAGGATTCTTG GACTCCATGACAATCCTTGGCTTTGTGACTGTCGATTATATGACCTGGTCCAGTTCCAGAAGTCTCCTTTTGTCTCGGTGGCATTCATTGACACCAGACTGAGGTGTGCTGATCCTGAGAGTCTGTCAGGAGTTCTGTTCACTGATGCTGAGATGAGACAATGTCAGGAGCCCACGGTTCATACAGCTGTAGGACGCATCAGGAGCACAATAGGAAACAACGTGCTACTGCGGTGTGGTGCTATTGGTGTCCCCATGCCTGAGCTGACATGGAGAAGGGCCGATAGAAACCCATTAAATGGAACAG TTCAGCAAGAGAACTCCAAGGACGGAATAGTTTGGTCTATTTTACATGTATCAGCAGTCTCCTTTCAGGATTCTGGCAAATACATCTGCAAAGCAACAAACTATGCTGGGAGTGCAGAGGCTGTGATTTCTTTAATCATAACAAAGTCCCCAAAGACAAAAAATCAAACAGgaaatggaaagaaaaagaaagggaAAACGGCAAATCCAGTTGAGAAGGCGGTGTATCAAGAGAATCTTGCCAGATACATTTCTCCAAGACCCTCCCCTGTTGCTGGGCTAATTAACCCTACAGTCAACCCTTATCCAAGCATGCAGAGCGATAGCGTTGAAGAAAGTGTTACAAATCCACAACCAACTAGTCCTGATGTACTCCTTGAGACCAATTTGAGTTATCTTAATGCTAATACATCCTCTCTACAGCAAGATCCCGACAGAATTGTCCGTTCTGTCAAAGTTATAGGAGATACAGACTATAGTGTGTGTCTGAGCTGGAGAGCTCCAAAGGCTAAGAGCACCACTGCCTTTAGTGTGCTGTATGCCGTATTTGGAGAGCGGGATATGCGCAGAATTAATGTTAGTCCAGGGAATAACCGGATCCTCATTGAGGGCTTGGTtccaaaaacaaaatacattgcTTGTGTATGTGTACAAGGCCTAATCCCTAAAAAAGAACAGTGTGTTTTCTTCTCGACAGATGTGGCAGCAAGCACCAGTGGGACCCAAAAGCTCATTAATGTAGTTGTAATCACGGTGGCCTGCATCATAGCCGTACCTCTGACTGTGATAGTCTGCTGTGGAGCGCTCAAGAGAAAAATCAATAAACTTCTGAGTAAAAAGACCAAAGACATTCAGGATTCATACACATTTGAGACTCCCAGCAACAAGGCAAAAGAACTGGAGGAGGACTTCCTGAACAGACTAAGCCCAGAGGAATCCAACAGATTATTGTCACCTCTGTCTAGCATGGAATCCATCTCTAAGATTGAAGGACAGCCaaatgagcatttgtgctga